DNA from Flavobacterium aestivum:
TCCTTTTTTCAAGTTGTAATAAGGATCTGGTTGAAAAGCCGAATAACCTTATTGATAAAGGAACAATGATTGATATTATGTATGATATGTCACTTTTGAATGCATTGAAGTATCAAAATTCTAATACATTATACAGTAATAATATCAATCCAAAGACTTACGTTTATAAAAAGTATAAAATAGACAGTCTACAGTTTGTGAAGAGCAACGCTTATTATGCAGCTGATTATGGGGAATACAAAAAGATGTTTGATGCTTTAAACGACCGATTGAAAAAGGAGAAAGCAAAGGCAGATTCCATGATTAAAAAAGAGCAAAAAAAGGCAGATGCACTTAGAAAAACAAAAGCGAAAAAAACGCAAGACTCTATAGCGAAAGCAAAAAAAGAGAAAGAATTAAAAGCTAAGTAATAGGAATAATTATAATTTTATAATCTTTTTTATATAATCATGAACGTCTATGAATTCTATATTCAAGGCGTTTTTTATTTTTTCATTAGAAAATAAATCATTTGAATAAGAAGATCTGGCTGAAGCTCTGCTAAGTTGTCTCTTCTTGCCAAAAATATTCGATGCTATCCAGTCAAGTTTATATAATGTATTCATTATAAAAGGAGTTGCATAGTATTTGGGTCTTTTGACTTTTAGGGAATCAGCTATAGTGAATAACAGATTTTGAAAAGTAATGTTTTGGCTTATAAGTGTGAATCGTTCACCATGAATTTCGCTTTTCATTAAATGATACATTGTGCTGACTATGTCAGAAACGGCAATAAAACCTGTAGATCCTTTGGTGTAAAAAGACAGTCCATTTTTTACTTTCGTAAAAAGCTCACCACTTCCTTGGTTCCAAAACCCGGGACCAATGATTACTCCGGGATTTATAATGACAACTTCAAGTCCCTCTTGTAAACCTCGCCAAACTTCCATTTCGGCACCATATTTTGAAATTGCATAATCGCTATGTGGTTTTTCGGGATTCCATTCGGTTTCTTCAGTGATAATAGATTCGTGTTCCGCCAAGTCGCCAAGAGCAGCTATAGAGCTTACATGGCAAAGTTTTTTGATATCGTTGGTCAAACAAAAATTAACAATGTTTGCAGTGCCTTCAATATTGGTTTTCCGAACAAGATCTTCATCTTTTGGGTCAAAAGAAATTAAGGCAGCACAGTGATACACTTGGTCGATTCCAACAAATGCACTTTCCAGAGAAGGAATGTCAAGAACATCAGCTTGGAGCCAATGAATCGAATCGTAGAGAGCTTCTTTCTTGTATAATGAAAAAAGAGATTTTGTTTTTTGAATGCTGTCTTGATTTCTATAGATAGCACGAACATTTTCACCTTTTTCTATTAGGTGAATTAAAAGATGTGCGCCCACTAAACCAGTTCCTCCTGTGACTAATACCATATTTACAAATGTATTATTTATAATTGAAAAAAGAGATTTCTTTGTGTTTGTATAATTTTTTTTGCAATAGCTTAAAAGTATTGATTTTGTTGTGAGTTAAATGGTTGATTTTTAGGTTTATTTGTTGGGATTTAAAGGAGGCTGTTCTTTTGTATTTGTGGTTTCTGTTATTTAAGTCAGATTTATGGTGTGTTTTCGATATAAGGATTTAATAAAAAAGCAGGAGATATTCCTGCTTTTTTGATTTTAATATAATGTGTATATCCTTAATAACTACTTGTTTGTTAGTTACAAAATTTTATAGCCTAAAATAATACTAAATGATTTATAATTAGCATCGGAATTTGGGTAGTCTGCCAACAGATCTTTGGCTGTATTCATTCTCATTTCTAGGCTAACGGTGTTTTTATAGTTGTATCCAAAGCCAAATGCAAAGTTGGGACCTGTTCTGCTGTGATAGTATTCGGTTTGATCGTAGCTTATAGTTGCCTTTCCATTTACATCAAAAACATATGCGAGATTTATAAAAAGCTTTGATGTTTTGTTTAAAAACATATAATGTCTTACTCCGACTGGTATTTCAACAGAGGAATACTCTATTTTAGCATGATATATTACGTCTTTTGTGTTTTGAAAAAAACTTTTTACTGAATAAGGTGATTCGTTCTCATATTTTTGATAAGTTGGATCAATAAATACACTCCACTTGTTTTTATTATAAGGTAGTATGTATTCTCCTTCAAAACCTATTTTGAATATAGTTTTGTTATTTGCATCGACATTTAAATTATAATCATTGCGATCTGGTATGTTTAATGAAACAAAGTTTATACTAGGGGTTATTCTTAAAAAAAGTTCTCCTTTCGTAGTTTTTGTTTTTGTTTTTAAACCTGAAGGATTGGCGCACTTGTTGTACTCAATAAAGTAATTAGTTAATTCAGGCCTTTTATAAGTTAATTTTCTAATGTCATTAGGGGTAGTATTACCACATCTTACATTGTCAAACAATTGTTTTTGATAAGCATTGTTTTGAGTTATATTTTGAGTTCCTTCATTCTGTAACTCAGAAATATATCTTAAGTAAATGAGTTGCTCTAATTTTGAGTTCGGAGTTTGATAGAAGAATCTTTTTATTTCTTCACCAGTATATTCATATAGATTAGCAGCATCGCCCTCTACTAATATTTTTAGGAAAATAGTTTCTTCTGTCCAAGTTGGATTCTCGTTAGTGGTTAAATTTTTAACTTCATCTGATGTACGATCTATTTGTACTTTAAATCGTTTGTAAGTACTCTCATTTTCTATTCCGAATTCTTGTACTGCTGAAATGGTTTCAACTTTAGATTCAGAATCATTTAATTGTAATTTATATTTAAACTCTGTAGGAGTGTTTTTCCAATCTAAGTTTTTTATAAAACACTCTGTTCGGGTTCCATCGTTAGATATAAAATATCCTTTTTCAAAGGATATTTGTGCATTGGAGAAAGCATAATAAAAGAATAAAATAATAAGTAATGATTTTTTCATATGTAAATAGTGAATTTTTCGCGAAAGTATTATTTATTTTATTAAATACTGTGTAATGGCAAGAAAATAATCAATTATTTAAGATTTGTTGTAAAATTGAAATTCTTTCAACTTACAGACTTTATAGTATTATCATTGGTAAAGGAATTAATTATATTTGCACAAATTATTTAAAGAAATGAAAAATATAATTTCCGAATTACAATGGCGTGGCTTAGTGCACGACATCATGCCAGGAACTGAAGAGCAACTTTTAAAAGAAATGACGACTACCTATATAGGATTTGATCCCACATCAGATTCATTGCATATCGGGAGTTTAGTGCCAATTATTTTGTTAGTTCACCTTAAGAATTTTGGGCATAAACCAATCGCTTTGGTTGGTGGTGCTACAGGAATGATTGGGGATCCTTCCGGGAAATCTGATGAGAGAAATTTATTGGATGAAGCTACTTTAAATTATAATGTTGAAGGTATAAAAGCGGTTTTGTCTCGTTTTTTAGATTTCAATGGCACTGCAGCAAATGCTCCGGTTTTAGTAAATAATTACGACTGGATGAAAGGGTTGTCATTTATTAATTTTGCTCGTGATGTCGGTAAACGTATTACGGTAAATTATATGATGGCCAAAGACTCTGTGAAGAAAAGATTATCTGGTGAAGGAGAAGGAATGTCTTTTACTGAGTTTACTTACCAATTGATTCAAGGTTACGATTTTTATCATTTGCATAAAGAATACAATTGTTTGTTGCAAATGGGAGGTTCTGATCAATGGGGAAATATCACTACTGGAACCGAATTAGTACGCAGAATGAATGTGGGTGAGGATGCCAAAGCTTTTGCAATGACCTGTCCTTTGATTACGAAAGCAGATGGTTCTAAATTTGGAAAATCCGAAGGTGGAAATGTGTGGTTGACGGCAGATAAAACTTCTGTATATAAATTTTACCAGTTTTGGTTGAATACTACTGATATTGATGCTGAGAAGTATATTAAAATCTTTACTTTCTTAGATAAAGAAACAATAGATGCTTTGATTGAAGAGCATAAAGTAGCTCCACATTTAAGAGTTTTACAGAGAAAATTAGCTGAAGAGTTAACGATTTTTGTGCACTCTAAAGAAGAATTAGAGAAAGCGATTAAAGCTTCTAATATTCTTTTTGGAAATGCTACTGCCGATGATTTAAAACAATTGGATGAAACCACTTTTCTAGAAGTTTTTGATGGAGTTCCTCAAGCTGAGATTTCTAAAGCTGATATAGAAAACGGAATTGATATTATTCATGTTCTGAATGAGAAAACAGGATTCTTTAAGTCGAATGGAGAGGCGAGAAGAGCTTTGACGGCTAATTCAATTTCTGTGAACAAAGAAAAAGTAAACGAAACATTTGTGCTTTCTGCAAAAGATCTGATTAACGATCAGTTTGTTTTGTTGCAAAGCGGAAAGAAAAATTATTTTGTGATTAGAGTGATTTAGTAACTATGAAAGTCTTTTTTTAGACTACCATCAAATTACAACCTCGAATATCAGAATTATCAAAACGTCCCAATACTTCGAAAGTAGTATTGGGATTTTTTTTACCCAAATCCTGTGTAGCAATAAATGAGCAAGAGTTGATGTTGGCTAGGTCAATTACGTTGATTCCGCCGGTTTTACCATCCTGTATATAAGTTAGAGCGTCTTCGGTATCGCGAATGTGAATTTGCATCCAAGAGGGGCATTCAAACACGCCCTCACCCAAGGAATAGGCTTGAGAAAGTAATTCGGTCATGCCATATTCAGAATGTATGGCTTTAACTCCAAAACCTTCGCATAACTGTTTGTGTAATTCTTCCCGAATCATTTCTTTGCGTTTACCTTTCATACCACCAGTTTCCATAATGATGGTGTGCTGCAATTGGAATGTTCTTTTTTCGATTAAATCCAATAAGGCATAGGTAACTCCAATCAAGATTACATTTTGTCCCGCTTGGTCTAAATCGATAAGCTTTTGGATTAATTCATCGTGATTGTTGAGGTAAAAACCACTATCACTGTTGTTGGTTAATTGTATTAAATCTTCAACCATATAGATTAAGGAAGAGCCTTCTCTTTCTAGATAGGAAGGAAGTAAAGCCAAAACAACGTAATCTTCAATGTTTCCGTAAAATTGCGAAAACCCTTTACGATAGCTTTCTTCATAGATTGAAACGTCGGTAACCAAATGTTTACTAGTTATGGCTCCAGTTGTTCCGCTACTGGTAAAAGTAGTTTGAATCAGGTTCTGGTTTGAAACAACATTATGACTTTTGAAAAACTGAATGGGTAAAAAAGGAATTTGATGTAGCGATTTTACCTTTTGTGGATTTGTTTTTAATAATTTACAAAATTCCTGGTAGACTAAATTGTTTTCATACTGAAAGCGGAACACTTTTAGTGCTATTTTTTCAAATTGTTTTTGGCTGGAAATGGTAAATATGTCGTTGGCTGTAATCAAGTTTCTTTTTTTTACAAAGATATTATTATTTTGATGCTTTTGAGTATTAACTTAAAGCTTCTGGGAAGGGAACGGCAAAAAAAAAGTTCCAAAATATTTTGGAACTTTTTTGATTTATTTGAGAGGAATTACCTTACTATTAATTTTCTACTGCTAGTTGCATCTTCTTCGATGATTTTTATAATATAAACACCAGGAAGCAAGTTAGAAACATTGAGCTCTTTAGAGTCAATTTTAGTTTGTAATACTTTTTTTCCTAAAACGTCAAAAATAATGATTTCTTTTTCTAAGTCATTTTTTGAAGTAATGTATACTTTACCAGTAGTTACAGGGTTTGGGTACAAGCTCAACCCTTCAATCGAAGCGTTTTCTTGTAGTCTTGGCTGTTGCTTATTATCTTGCGCTGTTGCACTAATAGTAAAGAAAAAAGCCAATAAAAGAGTAATATAAAAGTAGTTTTTGGTCATTAGCTTCGAAATTTGACAGTAAATATAAGGAAAAAAATATAATAAAAATAAAAAAATACCTCTCATTTTTTGAGAGGTATTTTTAGTATTGAAAATTGTAATTATTATTTTAGATTTTTAAGCAAATCTACACCGTCAACTGTACACCAAGCACCAGTAGTTAAATCTGCTCCTGTAGCGGTAGTGCTTGTTGTCCAGTTTGATGCTGGAACAAAACTTGCTGCAGTCACTGTAAAAGTATTAACTCCTGAAATAAAGGTAATAGGTGAGTTAGTGATTTTTACATTGTTTAATTTGATTTTTCCTCCTGCAACTTGGTGATCATATGTAACTTTGTCTAATATTTGAATCACACCGCCATTAAATGCTGTAGGAGTAGTTTGGCTACCATAACCATCAATTACGATGTTACTGTAATCTCCATTTCCTTCTTTTTTGAATTGAATTGCATCCAATTGAATTTCACTCTGTGCTTCTGTAGTTGTACCTGCAGCTCTTTTTAGAGTGATGTTAGTAACTTTTGGCCAGAAATTATTGTCAACACTTTTAGATTCTACTTCTAGTCCGTAGTTTGCAACACCTACTTGGTAAGCAAACCAGTTTGTGTTCTCTTGACCTCTCCATCCATCTTGCCAGTCAAAAGCGTCATCAGAATTACCATAAGAGATTGAGTTTTTCAAACTTACTGTTCCTCCATAAAATTCAAAACCATCATCATTACCTTTGTAGGATACTAAATGATCTAACACAGTTCCAGAACCAACAGAGTAGAAAGAGAATCCATTATTTTCTTTGCTGTTAGTTGTGATTACTTGTCCAGCATATTCAACTCTTACATATGTTAATGAACCTCCATTGTGTGCTGCGTTTGAACCACCATATGATAATCCTAAACCATCCTCTGAGATTGCTGTTTGTGGAGCAGGAGCACTAGCTGAATTTACAATTGGAGCATCTCCATACATAATAATACCAGCCCAAGAACCTCCTACTTTAGATTTTTCAGTAAAAACTATAGGAGCACTAGCAGTACCATTAGCAATTAATTTTCCTCCATTTAATATTATAAGACCATTTTGTCCAGTAGTTTTGTCACAAGTAATTGTAGAACCAGCTGCAATAGTAAGAGTTACTCCACTGTTAACTTTAACCATTCCTTTTAATGTATAATTACCATAAGGATACGTTTTGTTTTCTGTAAAGGTTCCAGTTATTTCTCCTGTTGCTGCAGGAACTGCAGTTACAGTTACTGTTTTTGTTACTGGTGCAGCTGCTCCAGGAACTGTATATGTTATTACAGATGAACCTATAGTTACCCCTGTAATTACCCCAGTTTTTGCATCAATTGTTGCTACAGCAGGTGCAGCACTTGTATAAGTTCCTCCTGTAGTTGTACTAGAAAATGTAGTAGTTGATCCTACAATGACACTTTCTGTACCAGTTAATGGTGCTACTGTGATTGGATCATCACTGTTACTACATGATGTAATAAATAAGCCTAAAGACATTGCTAAAGCTAAAATTTTTGTTCTCATAGTTTTTGTGTTATTTTCATAATTTGATATGCCAAAAGTACTTTGTGAATTCGGAGTAAATGTTATCTTATAATTACAAAAAAGTTATTAAAATCAGTAGATAATGTAAAGCTAATATTAAGAGTGTTTAAAAAAATAAAGTCCCATACATGGGACTTTATTTTTTTAAACACTTAAAGGATTGTGTAGTTTTTTATTGATATAAAATTTTTCCAGATTTAACCTGTTTGTTGTCTGATACAATTTTATAGTAGTATATTCCTTTTGGATAATTTGATGGGATATCCCATTTCACGATTTGATTTGGAGTAGTAATTCCTTTAAAAACTGTTTGCGTTTTTTTCGATTTTTCAGAATAAATAATTATTTCCATTTCTTTATTGCTAGAAAAATTTGTTGTGAAATTTACAGAGCCTGATGAAGGATTTGGATAAACAGTAGATGTTAATGTGTTTTCTTGCTGCAAAGATCTAGATGTAATACCATTAATGCTTAGACCATTACTTATTGATGTTTTTCCGGATGATACTTTTCTGATTAATCTCGCTGAGTTATCTATTTGTGATATTCTATTAATTAGTTCTTGATAAGGAGTTAAATCTAGGTCTTTGGTAGTTTCGTCAAAATCTATAGCATCTCCTGTATAATATATTGACCAAGAATATTTATAAATCCCTATTCCTCCAGTAGGTATTCCTCCAGTTACTTGCTTATTATTAATCGATATAATGTTGTTTTGTATGTCAGAAATATGCGGTATCTCAAGTGCGTTACTCCTTGAATATTTGCCTGCTGACTGAATGTTTCTTATTATTTCAAAATTTTTAGATGAATTAAAATATCTATCGAATTCAGGAGAATGGAGGATATAGGAGAATGATGTGTCAGGTAATTCACTCGAGTCTCCATCTTCATCAATTATATACCAAGTGTATATATATGAATTGGCGCCCCCTCCTCCTGTTGGTAAGCTACCTTCAATCAATACTCCATTTAGTTGTGTCAGATTAAAGGCAATTGTATTATTTAAAATAGGAGGAGCTTTAATTACTGTTATCGTAATTTCGTTACTATTACCTATGTTTGATCCTAATATGTTTTTTCTAAAATATGTTGTTGTAACAAGAGGAGTTCCTGGGTAATAATAAAAACTTGTTGCACCAGGGATAGGTGTGAAAACACCATCTATAGTTTTGTACCATTGAAATGTATAATTGCCTGCTCCCGAACTTATCAATGGAGGGGCGGTGTCGCCTTCTGTTATTGTTATGGTGGTAGTTGGCCAAGATCCTATATAGATTAATTCAGGAGGTGTTACTGGAGGAGATGTAGTTGATCCAGCTTTATAATTCACAGTAATTTTAATCATTTCAGATTCATTTTGAAAACAACTTCCGTTTGTAGAAAATTTGTAAGTAATTTAAGTGTCTGTTGTTACAGTTTTTTTGAACTTAAATCTTATCGTTGTATTTTGTCCTGGTGTCAATATGTTTCCATTTGTATAACTCTGTGATTGAATTCCATCATTGTTGCCACATGACAAGGTAGCGTTAAGAAATATAGGATTACTACTGCTACCATAGCAGTTAACTAAAACATCGACCGTTCCTTCTACTCCTGAATTAAGGTTTATTGTATTAGAAAGGGGGCTATAACTTAGTGTATTTTGCGAAAAAGCCATTTCTGTAAAAAAAAGCAAAAAAATTAATTTTATATTTTTCATAATTTATATGTTATTTTTTGATTTTGATATACTAAAAGTACTCTGGGAGTTTAGATTATAGGTTACTTAATGATTACAAAAAAGTTACTAAAATCAACATATAATGTAGAGCAAAGATTATTTGATTTTTATTTATTAAAAAAGCCCTGTGTTTACAGGGCTTTAGCGAATGATTAATTGTCTGTTCTTCTAAAAAGTATAAGATATGTTCATAGAAAAACCTATGCCTTTTTTATATTCTTTAATTGTTAAATCGCTTTCAGTAATTGGAATTCTGTTGTTTTCACCTAATTCTATTTTGTAGCTTGGGTTTAATAGGTTATCTGCAGAAAATTTAACATCAAATTTATCTGAAATTTTATTTTGCCAAATAAAATCAAGTTTACCAAACGGCATTTCATAATAATTATCTAATCCATTTGTTCCCACTGCATAGATTCGTTTGCTATAGATATTGTATACCAAAGTCATTGAGCTTTTCCATTTTTTGCTAAATTCAGAATCATATTTAATATCAGCGTTTAATATCCAAGGTGATGCTCCTTGCAGTTTTCTTGATGGATTATCATCTTTTGCAATAGTTTCTGGACTGTTAATACCATTTTTAGAAGTTTCAATAGTTACTTTTGTATCCATTAATGATGCATTAGCACCCAAAGAGAAATTAGATAAAGAATTTGAAATTCTTTCAAATTGGAATAAGAATTCTAATTCGGCACCATAAAGTAGAGCTTGTTTAGAATTGCCGTATGTTATAATTTGTCCACCACTTCCAGCTGAATTTGTAAATAATCTTTCAATAGGATTATCTATTATTTTATTAAAAATTGTAGCAGAAATTAATTCCTTATTTGTTGGGAAAAACTCGTATTTTAAATCAAAGTTGTAATTGTCACTGTTAATTAATGAAGGATTACCTTGTTCTATAGTACCGTCAGGATTTACAAATTCTAGAGGATAAGACTCCATTATTACAGGCCTTGTAATTGTTTTTGAGGCTGCAAATCGTAAGTTTGATTTTTCATTTAAAATATATCTTGTATTGAAAGAAGGTAAAAAATCTGTTTTGTCATCTTTTTTTGTTATAAAAGGATCTGTAAAACTTCCTGATGTTTTATATTTTGTATCTCTATTAGTCTGTTCTACTCTTGCGCCTGCATTTAATTCTATTTTTTCGCCAAATTTGAAGGCTAGATCTAAGTATCCAGCATTAATGAACTCTTCTAACATTGCTTTGTATGTTGAGTTTGTTCCTTCGGTATAGGTGAAATTATTTTTTAAAATCTCACTTTTAAAATATTCATCAGGAGAGTTTGTAGGGAAAGTAGCAGAGTTTGAGTCTAGTCTTTGTGATACTAAAAATCTGAATTCAGATCCAATTTTATTCACATATCCGCTATATCCTGCAGTAAGCTTGTTTGATTTACTTAAGTCTTCATTGCCAAATTTCCAGCTGTATTCAAGTAATCCTGAGATATGTTGCTCGCCATCAAAATCAAGATATTGTCTAGCTATACTATTACCGGAATAGGATATCGAAGTTGTGTTGTCATCAATCTTAACACCCTTGAAAGATTTTCTGTCTGGAAGTTCATACTGTGTTGTAGAGTATGAAATACCAGATTTTATATTGTGTCTTTCATTCTCAGTCAGTTTGTAATTGCCAAATAACTGTGTGTTTAAAAAAATTGATTCTTGTAATTCATTCATTCTAATAAAACCATTTGTTTGTGTTGTATTAGAATTCGTATAACCTAGCTGATCTTGTATTAAATTTTGATTCGATTTTAGATAGATGGTATTTGATGTAACTGAAAGCCTTTTTGTTTTATAAGTTAAAGCAGCCAATACAGAAGAGTTCGTTATAAATTTGTATTGCGTTGTAACTAAATCATTGTCATAGTTTCCTTGTGCTGTATTGAAAAATCTGTCGGCACCACTTCTAATTTGAAATTTATTTTCATAGTTAAATGAAATCAAGTATTGAAATATGTTTTGGTTTTTGCCTAGATTAAATTTTTCTGAATGAAGGATTCCAAAATTTGTGTTTAAAGGAGAAATATCGCTTTTAACGTCAAAACCTGATCCAAAACCGTTTGCCGCTTGATCTGCGGTTAATGTTTGATTACTTGGGGTTTCTGTTAATACAGATGGTAAATCTCTTTCATTGCCAGAGAATCCAAAAAAATCAGATGTAGAGGTTGCATCTTGCGAAATAAGGAATTTTTTTAGGTTATTGTTTATAGTATAACCAGCTCCAAAATTAATTTTAGTTTGACTTTTTCCAGAGTTTGCTGTTACTATATTAAAAGTTCCTCCAGCAAAATCTCCGTATAAATTAGTGTTGAAAGTTTTGTAGGTTTCTAAAACACTTACAATGTCGGTTGGAAAAATATCTAATGGGATAATTTTTTTAAATGGATTGTTTGAAGGTACCGCTAAGTCATTAAGCAGTAAATTATTATAACGATCTTCCAGTCCTCTCACAAATAAACCACGTGATTCTACTTTTGTAATTCCTGTTATTTTGGTTAAGCCTTCCTCAACATCACTAACTCCTTTTCTTGACATCTCTTGCGCACCAATACTTTGTTTAATAACAACAGCATTTTTTTGTTCTAAAAGTAATGCAGTTTCTTTTTCTCTTGTTACGTTTGATTTGATAACTAC
Protein-coding regions in this window:
- a CDS encoding TonB-dependent receptor, which codes for MKLKFLFFTLFICAIGFSQGKGTISGVLLDKDSNNQALPFANVLIKGTKIGVNTDIDGKYMITIAPGSYTIQFSFLGYDPIEVPVTVVANETVTLNNSLGSGSYKLKDVVIKSNVTREKETALLLEQKNAVVIKQSIGAQEMSRKGVSDVEEGLTKITGITKVESRGLFVRGLEDRYNNLLLNDLAVPSNNPFKKIIPLDIFPTDIVSVLETYKTFNTNLYGDFAGGTFNIVTANSGKSQTKINFGAGYTINNNLKKFLISQDATSTSDFFGFSGNERDLPSVLTETPSNQTLTADQAANGFGSGFDVKSDISPLNTNFGILHSEKFNLGKNQNIFQYLISFNYENKFQIRSGADRFFNTAQGNYDNDLVTTQYKFITNSSVLAALTYKTKRLSVTSNTIYLKSNQNLIQDQLGYTNSNTTQTNGFIRMNELQESIFLNTQLFGNYKLTENERHNIKSGISYSTTQYELPDRKSFKGVKIDDNTTSISYSGNSIARQYLDFDGEQHISGLLEYSWKFGNEDLSKSNKLTAGYSGYVNKIGSEFRFLVSQRLDSNSATFPTNSPDEYFKSEILKNNFTYTEGTNSTYKAMLEEFINAGYLDLAFKFGEKIELNAGARVEQTNRDTKYKTSGSFTDPFITKKDDKTDFLPSFNTRYILNEKSNLRFAASKTITRPVIMESYPLEFVNPDGTIEQGNPSLINSDNYNFDLKYEFFPTNKELISATIFNKIIDNPIERLFTNSAGSGGQIITYGNSKQALLYGAELEFLFQFERISNSLSNFSLGANASLMDTKVTIETSKNGINSPETIAKDDNPSRKLQGASPWILNADIKYDSEFSKKWKSSMTLVYNIYSKRIYAVGTNGLDNYYEMPFGKLDFIWQNKISDKFDVKFSADNLLNPSYKIELGENNRIPITESDLTIKEYKKGIGFSMNISYTF
- a CDS encoding NAD-dependent epimerase/dehydratase family protein, which codes for MVLVTGGTGLVGAHLLIHLIEKGENVRAIYRNQDSIQKTKSLFSLYKKEALYDSIHWLQADVLDIPSLESAFVGIDQVYHCAALISFDPKDEDLVRKTNIEGTANIVNFCLTNDIKKLCHVSSIAALGDLAEHESIITEETEWNPEKPHSDYAISKYGAEMEVWRGLQEGLEVVIINPGVIIGPGFWNQGSGELFTKVKNGLSFYTKGSTGFIAVSDIVSTMYHLMKSEIHGERFTLISQNITFQNLLFTIADSLKVKRPKYYATPFIMNTLYKLDWIASNIFGKKRQLSRASARSSYSNDLFSNEKIKNALNIEFIDVHDYIKKIIKL
- a CDS encoding T9SS type A sorting domain-containing protein, which gives rise to MIKITVNYKAGSTTSPPVTPPELIYIGSWPTTTITITEGDTAPPLISSGAGNYTFQWYKTIDGVFTPIPGATSFYYYPGTPLVTTTYFRKNILGSNIGNSNEITITVIKAPPILNNTIAFNLTQLNGVLIEGSLPTGGGGANSYIYTWYIIDEDGDSSELPDTSFSYILHSPEFDRYFNSSKNFEIIRNIQSAGKYSRSNALEIPHISDIQNNIISINNKQVTGGIPTGGIGIYKYSWSIYYTGDAIDFDETTKDLDLTPYQELINRISQIDNSARLIRKVSSGKTSISNGLSINGITSRSLQQENTLTSTVYPNPSSGSVNFTTNFSSNKEMEIIIYSEKSKKTQTVFKGITTPNQIVKWDIPSNYPKGIYYYKIVSDNKQVKSGKILYQ
- a CDS encoding T9SS type A sorting domain-containing protein, with the protein product MTKNYFYITLLLAFFFTISATAQDNKQQPRLQENASIEGLSLYPNPVTTGKVYITSKNDLEKEIIIFDVLGKKVLQTKIDSKELNVSNLLPGVYIIKIIEEDATSSRKLIVR
- a CDS encoding acyl transferase — protein: MITANDIFTISSQKQFEKIALKVFRFQYENNLVYQEFCKLLKTNPQKVKSLHQIPFLPIQFFKSHNVVSNQNLIQTTFTSSGTTGAITSKHLVTDVSIYEESYRKGFSQFYGNIEDYVVLALLPSYLEREGSSLIYMVEDLIQLTNNSDSGFYLNNHDELIQKLIDLDQAGQNVILIGVTYALLDLIEKRTFQLQHTIIMETGGMKGKRKEMIREELHKQLCEGFGVKAIHSEYGMTELLSQAYSLGEGVFECPSWMQIHIRDTEDALTYIQDGKTGGINVIDLANINSCSFIATQDLGKKNPNTTFEVLGRFDNSDIRGCNLMVV
- a CDS encoding tRNA modification GTPase, which produces MKKSLLIILFFYYAFSNAQISFEKGYFISNDGTRTECFIKNLDWKNTPTEFKYKLQLNDSESKVETISAVQEFGIENESTYKRFKVQIDRTSDEVKNLTTNENPTWTEETIFLKILVEGDAANLYEYTGEEIKRFFYQTPNSKLEQLIYLRYISELQNEGTQNITQNNAYQKQLFDNVRCGNTTPNDIRKLTYKRPELTNYFIEYNKCANPSGLKTKTKTTKGELFLRITPSINFVSLNIPDRNDYNLNVDANNKTIFKIGFEGEYILPYNKNKWSVFIDPTYQKYENESPYSVKSFFQNTKDVIYHAKIEYSSVEIPVGVRHYMFLNKTSKLFINLAYVFDVNGKATISYDQTEYYHSRTGPNFAFGFGYNYKNTVSLEMRMNTAKDLLADYPNSDANYKSFSIILGYKIL
- a CDS encoding DUF4296 domain-containing protein; this encodes MKKIIFFFGLLVLFSSCNKDLVEKPNNLIDKGTMIDIMYDMSLLNALKYQNSNTLYSNNINPKTYVYKKYKIDSLQFVKSNAYYAADYGEYKKMFDALNDRLKKEKAKADSMIKKEQKKADALRKTKAKKTQDSIAKAKKEKELKAK
- the tyrS gene encoding tyrosine--tRNA ligase, with product MKNIISELQWRGLVHDIMPGTEEQLLKEMTTTYIGFDPTSDSLHIGSLVPIILLVHLKNFGHKPIALVGGATGMIGDPSGKSDERNLLDEATLNYNVEGIKAVLSRFLDFNGTAANAPVLVNNYDWMKGLSFINFARDVGKRITVNYMMAKDSVKKRLSGEGEGMSFTEFTYQLIQGYDFYHLHKEYNCLLQMGGSDQWGNITTGTELVRRMNVGEDAKAFAMTCPLITKADGSKFGKSEGGNVWLTADKTSVYKFYQFWLNTTDIDAEKYIKIFTFLDKETIDALIEEHKVAPHLRVLQRKLAEELTIFVHSKEELEKAIKASNILFGNATADDLKQLDETTFLEVFDGVPQAEISKADIENGIDIIHVLNEKTGFFKSNGEARRALTANSISVNKEKVNETFVLSAKDLINDQFVLLQSGKKNYFVIRVI